Proteins found in one Arthrobacter pascens genomic segment:
- a CDS encoding extracellular solute-binding protein — MKQQDSGSTNLNRRQLLLGGGALFGGLALGAGLTGCGGPAQAAAGDIRFWHLLSGGDGIKMQAMIDRANAEEAAFKVKPTVLAWGAPYYTKLAMASAGGRPPEVAVMHAARVPGYAPGGLLDAWDLNLLAEFGVRPEDFSPRIWEKSQFNGQVYSLALDSHPFVMLYNTEVAGKAGVLGTDGRLMDISSPDQFLEVSRELQRVTGKHGLSYGYLGDGAQMWRLFYTLYRQHGADFVLDPGKPAQVERDVAIDCLEFITSLLDNTIATKSGDGGTAVAEFASQGSGILFTGVWELPTMKTAGVPLGAATIPTLFGTPAAFADSHSFVLPHQARADEAKRRGVYRFVASMLKGSLSWAEAGHIPAFQPVVRSSEYAALKPQADYAHAADIINYDPEAWFTGSGSDFQSYFAENVQNVFLGRDKATAGWDAFISRINTVLAMPNPV; from the coding sequence GTGAAGCAACAGGATTCCGGCAGTACCAACCTGAACCGAAGGCAATTGCTGCTTGGCGGTGGAGCCCTGTTTGGAGGGCTGGCCTTGGGGGCGGGGCTGACCGGCTGTGGAGGGCCGGCGCAGGCGGCCGCCGGTGACATCCGGTTCTGGCACCTGCTCTCCGGCGGTGACGGCATCAAGATGCAGGCCATGATCGACAGGGCCAATGCCGAAGAGGCGGCGTTCAAGGTCAAGCCCACTGTGCTCGCCTGGGGTGCGCCTTACTACACCAAACTGGCCATGGCCTCGGCCGGCGGACGGCCGCCCGAGGTGGCCGTGATGCACGCGGCCAGGGTGCCAGGCTACGCTCCCGGCGGGCTCCTGGATGCCTGGGACCTGAACCTGCTGGCGGAGTTCGGCGTGCGTCCGGAGGACTTCAGCCCGAGGATCTGGGAGAAGAGTCAGTTCAACGGCCAGGTGTATTCGCTGGCGCTGGACTCGCACCCCTTCGTGATGCTCTACAACACCGAGGTGGCCGGTAAGGCCGGCGTGCTGGGAACGGATGGACGGCTGATGGATATCTCTTCGCCGGACCAGTTCCTGGAAGTCAGCCGGGAACTGCAGCGCGTCACGGGCAAGCACGGTCTCTCCTATGGGTACCTGGGCGACGGTGCCCAGATGTGGCGGCTCTTCTACACCTTGTACCGCCAGCACGGTGCGGATTTTGTCCTCGATCCGGGCAAGCCGGCCCAAGTGGAGCGGGACGTGGCCATTGACTGCCTGGAGTTCATCACCTCGTTGCTGGACAACACCATCGCCACAAAAAGCGGCGACGGCGGCACCGCTGTCGCGGAGTTCGCCAGCCAGGGCTCGGGAATCCTTTTTACGGGGGTCTGGGAGCTGCCGACCATGAAGACGGCGGGCGTTCCGCTCGGCGCGGCCACCATCCCCACACTGTTCGGCACCCCGGCCGCGTTCGCCGATTCGCATTCGTTCGTGCTGCCGCACCAGGCCAGAGCGGACGAGGCCAAGCGCCGCGGGGTGTACCGGTTCGTGGCCTCGATGCTCAAGGGTTCCCTCAGCTGGGCGGAAGCCGGCCACATCCCGGCGTTCCAGCCAGTGGTCCGCTCCAGTGAGTACGCCGCCCTGAAACCGCAGGCCGATTACGCCCACGCAGCGGACATCATCAATTACGACCCAGAGGCCTGGTTCACCGGTTCGGGGTCCGACTTCCAGAGCTACTTTGCCGAGAACGTCCAGAACGTGTTCCTCGGCCGGGACAAGGCCACAGCCGGCTGGGATGCCTTTATTTCACGCATCAACACCGTCCTCGCGATGCCGAACCCCGTCTGA
- a CDS encoding carbohydrate ABC transporter permease, giving the protein MSTVRIPAPTGESAPGLSEPAPAALPAKTSPGQRSGARLVRPRSRRDNIHGWAFSAPFLAFFLIFLVWPMISGAYMSLTGKSLTGANSGFIGLANYAEAFGDSDMWRSLGNTLYFTLISTVPLVVIALALAALVNMGLPAQWLWRLSFFSPFLLASTVISLFFAWMYNPELGLFNDVLVKLGIPPVAWLNDPAVAMWAVVIATVWWTVGFNFLLYLAALQNIPQQHYEAASIDGAGGWRQFFSISLPQLGPTTVMIAILQILASLKVFDQIYQMTEGGPGGTTRSIVQYIFEAGFTGYRLGYSAAISYIFFGLILLIALVQVFITRKRSV; this is encoded by the coding sequence ATGAGCACCGTACGCATTCCAGCGCCGACCGGAGAATCTGCGCCTGGTCTTTCAGAACCCGCCCCTGCAGCGCTGCCGGCTAAAACGTCGCCGGGCCAAAGGTCCGGCGCCAGGCTGGTCCGGCCGCGAAGCCGCCGAGACAACATCCATGGCTGGGCATTCTCGGCCCCGTTCCTGGCCTTCTTCCTGATCTTCCTGGTCTGGCCGATGATTTCCGGCGCATACATGAGCCTGACCGGAAAATCCCTGACCGGCGCCAACAGCGGATTTATTGGCTTGGCCAACTACGCCGAGGCGTTCGGCGACTCCGACATGTGGCGATCGCTGGGAAACACTCTCTATTTCACCCTGATCAGCACCGTACCGCTGGTGGTGATCGCCCTGGCGCTGGCAGCCCTGGTGAACATGGGGCTGCCCGCGCAGTGGCTGTGGCGCCTGTCCTTCTTCTCGCCGTTCCTGCTCGCCTCCACGGTGATCTCGCTCTTCTTTGCCTGGATGTACAACCCGGAGCTCGGACTGTTCAACGATGTCCTCGTGAAACTGGGGATCCCGCCGGTGGCGTGGCTGAACGATCCGGCGGTGGCGATGTGGGCCGTTGTGATCGCGACGGTCTGGTGGACGGTGGGATTCAACTTCCTGCTGTACCTGGCCGCGCTGCAGAACATTCCGCAGCAACACTATGAGGCGGCCTCAATCGACGGCGCCGGCGGCTGGCGGCAGTTCTTCTCCATCAGCCTGCCCCAGCTGGGCCCCACCACAGTCATGATCGCCATCCTGCAGATCCTCGCATCCCTGAAGGTCTTCGACCAGATCTACCAGATGACCGAAGGCGGTCCGGGCGGCACCACCCGGTCCATCGTGCAGTACATCTTCGAGGCCGGCTTCACGGGCTACCGTCTGGGCTATTCCGCGGCCATCTCCTACATCTTCTTCGGCCTGATCCTTCTCATTGCGCTGGTCCAGGTATTTATCACACGGAAACGGAGCGTCTAG
- a CDS encoding carbohydrate ABC transporter permease, with protein sequence MATTTLSRPKLRFKGSVADIPARQKRTPLSRILATVIVSVLAVAWLIPFAWATLTALKSETEAASTPISWIPASGFTLDAFTKVLGSGNIPTWTLNSLFTSAAITAITLVISASVAYAISRIDFRGKDLLMGVIIASIIVPPPVLIIPLFQQMQSLNLIDTYWAVILPQVIHSPMVFVLKKFFDQIPRELEEAALMDGAGRLRIFTTIVLPLSRPILAAVAIFVFIGAWNNFLWPFIATNESSLLTLPVGLQTIKSAYGIQYAQNMASALLAALPLILVFLFFQRQIIKGVATTGLAGT encoded by the coding sequence ATGGCCACCACCACACTTTCCCGGCCCAAGCTGCGGTTCAAAGGCTCTGTCGCCGATATTCCTGCCCGCCAGAAGCGGACGCCGCTTTCCCGCATCCTCGCCACTGTCATCGTCTCGGTCCTTGCCGTCGCGTGGCTCATACCCTTCGCCTGGGCAACGCTCACCGCCCTCAAGAGCGAAACTGAAGCCGCGTCCACCCCCATCAGCTGGATCCCGGCGTCGGGCTTTACCCTGGATGCCTTCACCAAAGTGTTGGGGAGCGGAAACATCCCCACCTGGACGCTCAATTCACTCTTCACCTCGGCGGCTATTACGGCCATTACGCTGGTGATTTCGGCGTCGGTTGCATATGCCATTTCGCGGATCGATTTCCGCGGCAAGGATCTGCTGATGGGCGTCATTATTGCCTCGATCATTGTTCCGCCGCCGGTGCTCATCATCCCGCTGTTCCAGCAGATGCAGTCGCTGAACCTGATTGACACGTACTGGGCAGTGATCCTGCCGCAGGTGATCCATTCCCCGATGGTGTTTGTGCTCAAGAAGTTCTTTGACCAGATTCCGCGGGAGCTTGAGGAAGCCGCACTGATGGATGGGGCCGGCCGGCTGCGGATTTTCACCACCATCGTGCTGCCGCTGTCCCGTCCGATCCTCGCCGCCGTGGCGATCTTCGTCTTCATCGGGGCCTGGAACAATTTTCTGTGGCCGTTCATCGCCACCAACGAGAGCTCGCTGCTCACCCTTCCGGTTGGCCTGCAGACCATCAAAAGCGCCTACGGAATCCAGTACGCCCAGAACATGGCCTCCGCATTGCTGGCCGCGCTCCCACTGATCCTGGTCTTCCTGTTCTTCCAACGGCAGATCATCAAGGGCGTAGCCACCACCGGACTGGCCGGAACCTAG